tctttaaaaaaaaaaaatgtttcctcATCATTCAATGTGACGTTATCTTCAATGCTGACGATTCTTATGCATGGCATCAGAAGCGACGTGCAACGacgtggtggtggtggcggctaTGTCAGATTTAATTTAACATTGTTGGTGGACTGCCCTTGTGTAAGGGTGGTGTGGGTTTTATCCAAGTCAATACACGATTGTTTAAGGTTTTGTGTAATAACCTGGTGGTTGAGGTTTCGCTGACCGGCGTACTTGGGAGCTTCATTGGTGGCGGAGTTGCATGCATGCGCAATAAACAATATGGCTAATGGGTTAAAAACTATCCTCAACTTtaggtcaataaaaaaaaaaagtcctaaCCTGTTAAGAAAATCAGTTTCCATTTTCAATATTGGAGGAGAGCCAATATCAACCTGCATTTTCTACCTTAGGAATGTGCGTTTGCATTTTTTCTAGCAATCTTGTCCTGTGCTAAAAGATATTTCTCATCTTTCTATGGCCAAATAAGTGGAACAGATTGTCAAGTGGAAATATTGATATGCATTAACACACATTAATTTAACAAGCATCCATACAAGGCAATGCCTCAAACATCCAAGTAGCTCGATTGCTGTATAGGTTTTCACGTACAACAATGGCTTTCTTTAAGCGTTTATACgacatttcaatttcaaaaaccaaaTATGAGATACATGTCTAGCAACCCCATGTGAAGGATCTTGCAGCTGATGAAAAGATTTTCCTCAGATGAAAATTGGAGCCCAAACCTTCAGTCTCTTTGTAGAACAGTAAAATGCTCTCATGCATGTCAGCCAACAGCCATCTCATCGAAGAAAAATAATAGCTCGTGTGATTGGGATGCCAGTACAAGACATCTTTCTAAGTTTGTTTGgtccagttgttcttcgatccTTGATCTGATACCCCTGAATTTGTTTCCATagaaagagatgaaaaaagaaaggactCTAATCTTTAGTGACCCATCTACGACCTCTGATGAGATAGCTTTGATCGCTGCTACTTTCTCCCCCACTTTCTCCACTGGTATGTCCTGATGTCCCACGGTGGTGTTTCTTCCCCCTTGCTACCCCAGTGTCACTGATGCTCCCATTTAAAAGAGGGTCATCAATTCCACGAATGACCCTCCGTGCGGGTGAAGCTGTTGCTATGCAACTATCATCCtttgttcttctcttttccttgtgTTTCTTCATATCTTGAgaaattttatgcaatttctcGTTGAACTTTATAATCCCCTTTTCAACAGGCTCCACTGCTTGGTTTACAGTGAACTTCACATCATTCACAATCTGCATGGGAAGCCAACAGCTGATTCAGCAGTGGATAAATGTGATGTAATGACTCGTGTGCTTCACCAAACTTAATTAACACAGTATGCATTGCCACATTTGAGTTTTACACTTagtaattatcatattttcccATAGTGACTGCACAGCAATAATTTAATTGCAATGGTCAATTTTTAGTATAAGCTAAATGGAAGAAACTTACAaatccaccaccaccaacaacaacatCTTGGACACTTTCTTTTATAGTCATTCCACTCCTAACATCAATGTCAGGTTGAGGAAGGCGTAACTTTGTTGGCCGCTCACTGTCTCTAACCTCATCAGGATCTATAGGGCAATCAACAGATGCATAATCTCCAAGAACTGAAACACTTCCAGGAAACCGGTCTCCCATTAGCTCATAAGGCTTGGCAGGGAACACATACAGATGAACAATAGAAGCAATGCCCATCTGTGCTGGATGAATACATAGACCtgttaaacttcaatattttgaataagaaaagagCAGTTATAAACTCTATTGAAGAGATCAGACAGCAATGACTGTTGTATTCCTCGGGAATATTATAACAGTAGTTACAAGAAAACTTCACcaatcaaatttaaacattgACATGTATGTAGCACATTGCAGTAAAAGACACAGGGCCAACAATAGTTTGTAACTTTGTTCAGAAACCCCCAGAACAGaacagcaaaacaaaacaaatcgcCCCATAAAACATTCTATAAGGGTGTTTAAACAGACATAACAGAAACTATCAGTCCGACCCCACCAAATAATGCAAAGTGATGTGCCCAGCATTTTAGATAGTTTAAGTCCTTGAGAAATGACATCCTAGATATGCTACATGAGCAACCAAACAGTACATCCACTTGAgcaatcttttattttgttttttctctttactgAAAAGATTTGAAACGAGTCTATTTTATTCAAAACCTCCCTCTCCCCTTTACCACTAAAGCTAAAGCCCAAGGACACTGCATCCAACACTTTACCACACACCTTCCAAACTGTGAGATATACCACTATTATCTCCTCTCTCCTCACTGCATCACCTTAAGTCAAAAAATTGAGCCAGGCTGCACCGGCCCTAAGTTGCAGAATGCTGCCACTTTACTTTTTTACTTGACCCTTGTCCTAAAGTTCATTATATCAGCAACATGCTATAGTTTCCTCTCTAGAGAATCAAATAGTTGACATTTCCACTTCCCAGAATGCTTAAGTTTCTTCTATACCCATTCACATATAATAGAAGGCACACAAAGCTGCAGGGgcattttattgaaaaaacaaaatcttgctTCTCCTCTATCATACGAATTCCAACAATCTTGTAGAAATTACACAACTTTCGCAATTACCTTGACATAAAATCTTGACTCATTGAAAGAACCTAGTGGCATTTGGGTGGTTCAGAAATTTAAATTGCCCAAGACATTAACCTATTCATTTCACGATAAAAAAGACAGCTACTAGAACAGCAATAATTTATCTGACACCATCAagaatgaaaattatatatgaagaATAGTAGAAGAGATGCATTGGTAATGGAAGATATCTACCTCTATACAAATGATGAAGTCTTGAAGACTTGACTTAAACTGCAGACCTTGAGCTATAGAACTTTTGAATAAACCAAGAGAACAGAGCAGAGCAATTGCCACTCCTTGCCACCAGGTCAAAAATACAATTGATTTAAACGTCAGGAACTTGTATAAAGGTTTTATGTGAGCAAGTTCATCCTTTGTGGCAGTGTAAAATTGCACCAAACAGTACAAAGCCCAAGATTGACTGAAATTTAGAATAACCGCTATGTAAGGATACCTACAAAACCAGGGAATACTAAGGCACTTAGGAATTTGTATATGGAATAAACCAGGGAATACTAAGGCACTTAGGAATTTGTATATGGAATGCTAAGGTAATCAGTATTTTTAACAAGAGATATCCTTTAAAAGAATGTGCATATCAATTGGGCCAGTTTAGAAGTAAAAATCATTACACACATACTTGAATATACAACAAAGAGTCCACATAGAATGACCAATTTAAAGAATATACAATTAAACTATGAACCAATGAGTAAATTGGCATGAGGAAATTAATTCTTAACCTCTATCATTACCAAGAAAGCCTTTACACGAAACAAACAGTTCAagtttcaaagaagaaaaagaaacaatggaCCTCAAAAATGTAAGAATCAAGATCAGCTTTACCcgcatttcaatttaaaatctcCTTCACAATATACACCAAAGGCTTCAAGAATTACAGCTAAAACTGCTGTCAAGGACTTTATTAACATCTGTCAATAAAGATACGAGTTATTAATCTTTCCAATCTAAGAATGCTGGAATTGGAAAACGTAAAAGAGCTGCAAAAAGacaaaacttccaaaaaatgAACATACATATTGAACAATACCGAACTTTACGACTTGGTAAAACCACTGACCAAGCCTCCATGGTTTAAGGATATAGTTCATTGGAAAAGGGTGCTTTATGGTTCCCCTTTCATGACTATGCTCTAAAAGGGGTGCCTTAGAACTCGAGCGACCTTCTCTTTTCAAAAACTCAATTGTTCTTTCTTCCCCACCTTTAAAAAGTacataaaagagagaaaccATCAATAACAATGTCAACACCAGaagataaacaaaattaaatctgGAAAGTAATTAgagaaaacaatagaaaaatatcCCATCCCTATTTAtgattacaaataaaaaaataaacaaagaagatCCGCACGCCATGTTGATAaacaataattgaaattattatgcGGCAACACAATCAAAGTCTTCTATATAAAACACAACTTTCACTCATAAACACAAAAACAGTTTGCAATTTGATGTACATTCAAAACTAGTTGGCAAACAACTGGACATGTGCATTAGTACACGTGCATTGTAGACTGAATTTGACTATGGTTACTTCTTTCTCTGAATATTTATGCAGGAAACATGAACATATGAATTGAACACTTCACAAAAGCCATTGAATTTCTTCCAGCCAAAAGGCCAATATTATGTTACTTTACCATATATTATCTGAGTATCTATGtacatgctttaatttttgcACATTTCGAAGGAAGCTAGAACACCCTTGCATTTGTCAAAACCAAAACGATGACATGGGCCATGTTCAGCAAGTTCTTTTTGTTTCAGAGGGTAACTAGTATTCAAGAAAACTCCATCATGACCATCTGGGGTTTTAGGAACAACAAGTTTAACAACAAACTGCAGAAGAAAACTGCATATAAGTGCTAAAAAATTCTCAAGATTCTGGTTTGCATAACAGGATATATAGACGGAAGTATAGAAATG
The DNA window shown above is from Populus trichocarpa isolate Nisqually-1 chromosome 4, P.trichocarpa_v4.1, whole genome shotgun sequence and carries:
- the LOC18098137 gene encoding protein LAZ1 isoform X4, with the protein product MLHDCEHLREESQAMEYLQDLIVYLLIRFSTPLWSTLISGAFVLISLSLSFYLLFEHLSAYKNPEEQKFLIGVILMVPFYAVESFVSLLDPSISVDIEILRDCYESFAMYCFGRYLVACLGGEERTIEFLKREGRSSSKAPLLEHSHERGTIKHPFPMNYILKPWRLGQWFYQVVKFGIVQYMLIKSLTAVLAVILEAFGVYCEGDFKLKCGYPYIAVILNFSQSWALYCLVQFYTATKDELAHIKPLYKFLTFKSIVFLTWWQGVAIALLCSLGLFKSSIAQGLQFKSSLQDFIICIEVYVFIQHRWALLLLFICMCSLPSLMS
- the LOC18098137 gene encoding protein LAZ1 isoform X5; the encoded protein is MLHDCEHLREESQAMEYLQDLIVYLLIRFSTPLWSTLISGAFVLISLSLSFYLLFEHLSAYKNPEEQKFLIGVILMVPFYAVESFVSLLDPSISVDIEILRDCYESFAMYCFGRYLVACLGGEERTIEFLKREGRSSSKAPLLEHSHERGTIKHPFPMNYILKPWRLGQWFYQVVKFGIVQYMLIKSLTAVLAVILEAFGVYCEGDFKLKCGYPYIAVILNFSQSWALYCLVQFYTATKDELAHIKPLYKFLTFKSIVFLTWWQGVAIALLCSLGLFKSSIAQGLQFKSSLQDFIICIEHRWALLLLFICMCSLPSLMS
- the LOC18098137 gene encoding protein LAZ1 isoform X1, with product MLHDCEHLREESQAMEYLQDLIVYLLIRFSTPLWSTLISGAFVLISLSLSFYLLFEHLSAYKNPEEQKFLIGVILMVPFYAVESFVSLLDPSISVDIEILRDCYESFAMYCFGRYLVACLGGEERTIEFLKREGRSSSKAPLLEHSHERGTIKHPFPMNYILKPWRLGQWFYQVVKFGIVQYMLIKSLTAVLAVILEAFGVYCEGDFKLKCGYPYIAVILNFSQSWALYCLVQFYTATKDELAHIKPLYKFLTFKSIVFLTWWQGVAIALLCSLGLFKSSIAQGLQFKSSLQDFIICIEMGIASIVHLYVFPAKPYELMGDRFPGSVSVLGDYASVDCPIDPDEVRDSERPTKLRLPQPDIDVRSGMTIKESVQDVVVGGGGFIVNDVKFTVNQAVEPVEKGIIKFNEKLHKISQDMKKHKEKRRTKDDSCIATASPARRVIRGIDDPLLNGSISDTGVARGKKHHRGTSGHTSGESGGESSSDQSYLIRGRRWVTKD
- the LOC18098137 gene encoding protein LAZ1 isoform X3, yielding MLHDCEHLREESQAMEYLQDLIVYLLIRFSTPLWSTLISGAFVLISLSLSFYLLFEHLSAYKNPEEQKFLIGVILMVPFYAVESFVSLLDPSISVDIEILRDCYESFAMYCFGRYLVACLGGEERTIEFLKREGRSSSKAPLLEHSHERGTIKHPFPMNYILKPWRLGQWFYQVVKFGIVQYMLIKSLTAVLAVILEAFGVYCEGDFKLKCGYPYIAVILNFSQSWALYCLVQFYTATKDELAHIKPLYKFLTFKSIVFLTWWQGVAIALLCSLGLFKSSIAQGLQFKSSLQDFIICIEFNRSMYSSSTDGHCFYCSSVCVPCQAL
- the LOC18098137 gene encoding protein LAZ1 isoform X2; amino-acid sequence: MLHDCEHLREESQAMEYLQDLIVYLLIRFSTPLWSTLISGAFVLISLSLSFYLLFEHLSAYKNPEEQKFLIGVILMVPFYAVESFVSLLDPSISVDIEILRDCYESFAMYCFGRYLVACLGGEERTIEFLKREGRSSSKAPLLEHSHERGTIKHPFPMNYILKPWRLGQWFYQVVKFGIVQYMLIKSLTAVLAVILEAFGVYCEGDFKLKCGQSWALYCLVQFYTATKDELAHIKPLYKFLTFKSIVFLTWWQGVAIALLCSLGLFKSSIAQGLQFKSSLQDFIICIEMGIASIVHLYVFPAKPYELMGDRFPGSVSVLGDYASVDCPIDPDEVRDSERPTKLRLPQPDIDVRSGMTIKESVQDVVVGGGGFIVNDVKFTVNQAVEPVEKGIIKFNEKLHKISQDMKKHKEKRRTKDDSCIATASPARRVIRGIDDPLLNGSISDTGVARGKKHHRGTSGHTSGESGGESSSDQSYLIRGRRWVTKD